A stretch of the Aricia agestis chromosome 15, ilAriAges1.1, whole genome shotgun sequence genome encodes the following:
- the LOC121734056 gene encoding tyrosine--tRNA ligase, cytoplasmic produces MATWEEKKHLITRNLQEVLGDETLTEILKQRDLKIYWGTATTGRPHVAYFVPMSKIADFLKAGCEVTILFADLHAYLDNMKAPWDLLALRTQYYEAAIKAMLTSLGVPLEKLKFVRGTEYQLSKEYTLDVYRMSSVITDHDAKKAGAEVVKQVEHPLLSGLLYPGLQALDEEYLKVDAQFGGVDQRKIFTLAEKYLPQLGYAKRVHLMNPMVPGLTGGKMSASEEDSKIDLQDNPDNVKKKLKKAFCEPGNITENGVLSFTKHVIFPLMKSDETFKICRAPEHGGNVEYSSFEDLEAAFAKEDIHPGDLKASVEQAINRLLAPIHEIFKDPKLKELTKKAYPPPVKTKGKAAATDEITPSKLDIRVGRIVEVSRHPDADALYVEKIDLGEGEPRTVVSGLVNFVPIEEMQDRDVVVLCNLKPAKMRGVESKGMVLCASIDEPKQVEPLLAPEGSKPGDRVVIEGYETGEPDDVLNPKKKVWEKLQVDLKTNDNLLAAWQGNRLISKVNGNPVTTKSMKNAPIK; encoded by the coding sequence ATGGCCACCTGGGAGGAAAAGAAGCATCTAATTACAAGAAACTTGCAAGAAGTTTTGGGCGATGAAACACTTACAGAAATTTTGAAACAGAgagatcttaaaatatattggGGTACGGCCACAACCGGTCGTCCTCATGTTGCGTATTTCGTTCCTATGTCTAAAATTGCTGATTTTTTGAAGGCAGGATGTGAGGTAACTATTCTTTTTGCGGATTTGCATGCCTATTTGGACAATATGAAAGCACCTTGGGATTTACTGGCACTCAGAACTCAATATTATGAAGCTGCCATTAAAGCTATGTTGACGTCACTGGGAGTCCCTCTAGAGAAGCTAAAGTTTGTGAGAGGAACGGAATACCAATTGAGTAAAGAGTACACTTTAGATGTGTACCGTATGTCATCAGTTATCACAGACCATGACGCTAAAAAAGCCGGTGCAGAGGTAGTGAAGCAAGTAGAGCATCCATTGCTTAGTGGTTTGCTGTATCCTGGCTTGCAGGCTTTGGATGAGGAGTACCTCAAAGTTGATGCCCAATTTGGAGGTGTCGATCAAAGAAAGATCTTCACTCTGGCTGAAAAATACCTGCCTCAACTTGGCTATGCCAAAAGAGTACATTTAATGAACCCCATGGTACCCGGATTAACTGGAGGTAAAATGTCAGCATCTGAGGAAGATAGCAAAATTGACCTCCAAGACAATCCAGATAATGTAAAGAAGAAGCTCAAGAAAGCTTTCTGTGAGCCTGGTAATATCACCGAAAATGGTGTGCTATCTTTCACCAAACATGTAATTTTTCCTCTCATGAAGTCAGATGAGACTTTTAAGATCTGTAGAGCTCCAGAACATGGTGGTAATGTTGAATATTCAAGCTTTGAAGATTTAGAAGCCGCATTTGCCAAGGAGGATATTCATCCAGGTGACTTGAAGGCATCAGTAGAGCAGGCCATCAACAGGCTTTTAGCGCCTATTCACGAAATATTTAAGGACCCCAAGTTGAAGGAGTTGACGAAGAAAGCTTACCCACCTCCAGTAAAAACAAAAGGTAAAGCTGCTGCTACAGATGAAATCACACCGAGTAAACTAGACATCAGGGTTGGACGCATTGTTGAAGTTTCCAGGCATCCAGATGCAGATGCATTGTATGTAGAAAAGATTGACTTAGGTGAAGGAGAGCCGAGGACAGTCGTGTCAGGGCTCGTCAACTTTGTACCCATAGAAGAAATGCAGGATAGAGACGTAGTTGTTTTATGTAACCTCAAACCTGCGAAAATGAGAGGTGTGGAGTCTAAAGGAATGGTGTTGTGTGCATCAATAGATGAGCCCAAACAAGTGGAACCGTTGCTAGCTCCTGAGGGAAGCAAGCCTGGAGATAGAGTAGTAATTGAAGGTTACGAAACTGGGGAGCCAGATGATGTATTAAATCCCAAGAAGAAAGTATGGGAAAAATTACAAGTGGACTTGAAGACCAATGACAATTTACTTGCAGCATGGCAAGGGAACAGGTTGATCAGCAAAGTCAATGGAAATCCAGTTACAACTAAATCTATGAAGAATGCACCCATCAAATAG